From the Candidatus Zixiibacteriota bacterium genome, one window contains:
- a CDS encoding ABC transporter permease: MNFKKAKIIYLKEMKDMLRDRRTLISMILIPILLFPVLMFGMSSLMIKMTKQAAQRVNPIVVIGGDNAPALFTQLQADKSFEIVQENDYQTALKDKKITAALEFSTDFEKKIDAGDSAQIKIYYDAAEIRSEMASGKLDNLFKIFQDSVVTERLKVKKVDRSLLHPVKVQKENLAPKEKMGGFFLAMFLPYMIMIMALTGAMYPAIDLTAGEKERGTLETLLVSPASRGEITSGKFLAVFTASLITSIVSTGSMVITAGSSFTRFEEMGKGAVFSVNPLSILILFLLMIPYCCLASSILLSLSLFAKSYKEAQSYLSPLLIVIIMPAMVSFLPGFELSARLAFIPVINTSLVLKEVLLGTYHWGFIGLIFLSTTVYASIAIFITRRLFEKEQVLFRT; this comes from the coding sequence ATGAATTTTAAGAAGGCAAAAATCATCTATCTCAAAGAGATGAAGGACATGCTCAGGGACAGGAGAACCCTGATCTCGATGATTTTAATTCCCATTCTCCTTTTCCCGGTTTTGATGTTCGGAATGAGCTCTCTGATGATAAAGATGACTAAACAGGCGGCTCAAAGGGTCAATCCCATAGTGGTCATTGGCGGAGACAATGCTCCGGCTTTATTCACTCAGTTGCAGGCGGACAAATCATTTGAAATTGTTCAGGAGAATGATTACCAGACCGCGCTAAAAGACAAAAAGATCACAGCCGCACTGGAGTTCTCCACAGATTTCGAGAAAAAGATCGATGCAGGAGATTCGGCTCAGATTAAAATCTACTATGATGCGGCAGAGATCCGCTCGGAAATGGCTTCAGGCAAGCTGGACAATCTTTTCAAGATCTTTCAGGATAGCGTGGTCACAGAAAGGTTGAAAGTCAAAAAGGTAGATAGGTCCTTGCTTCATCCGGTGAAGGTTCAGAAGGAAAACTTGGCTCCTAAGGAGAAGATGGGAGGATTCTTCCTGGCAATGTTTTTGCCCTATATGATTATGATTATGGCTCTTACCGGTGCGATGTATCCGGCAATCGATCTGACTGCTGGTGAAAAGGAAAGAGGTACTCTGGAGACGCTCCTGGTCTCTCCGGCTTCTCGGGGCGAGATCACCTCAGGTAAATTCCTGGCTGTTTTCACCGCCTCCCTGATCACCTCCATCGTATCTACTGGCAGTATGGTTATCACCGCGGGAAGCAGCTTTACCCGGTTCGAGGAGATGGGTAAAGGTGCGGTTTTCTCCGTCAATCCCCTTTCCATTTTAATCCTGTTTTTACTTATGATTCCCTATTGTTGTCTGGCAAGCTCGATTCTTCTTTCCCTTTCGCTTTTTGCCAAGTCTTACAAAGAGGCTCAGAGTTATCTTTCTCCTCTGCTAATCGTGATTATCATGCCGGCTATGGTTTCTTTTTTGCCAGGATTTGAGCTATCTGCCCGGCTGGCTTTTATTCCGGTCATAAATACAAGCCTGGTGTTGAAGGAAGTACTTTTAGGAACTTATCATTGGGGGTTTATCGGGCTGATTTTCTTGAGCACCACCGTTTACGCTTCAATAGCGATTTTTATCACCCGCCGGCTTTTCGAAAAAGAGCAAGTTCTTTTCAGGACATAA
- a CDS encoding ATP-binding cassette domain-containing protein translates to MIKTFNLSKTFQDKKRGEIRAVDNVNLECQPGKIFGLLGLNGAGKTTLMRLLSTVLKPTSGTAKINGFDIISDPQKVRSNIGFLSSDTALYPRLTAQETVTYFARLNGLEEDLIQKRTDELFKVFDMESFRDRRVDKLSTGMKQKVSLARTIIHNPKILILDEPTLGLDVITSRNIIQFIRKAKEEDKCVLFSTHIMYEAEKLCDEIAVIHQGKILAVGTLEKLRDAVGLKNLDEIFVKLVGEEHEF, encoded by the coding sequence ATGATAAAAACCTTCAACCTTTCCAAGACATTTCAGGATAAAAAAAGGGGAGAGATCAGGGCAGTGGATAATGTCAATCTCGAATGCCAGCCCGGAAAAATCTTCGGGCTTTTGGGACTTAACGGAGCAGGCAAAACCACACTGATGCGGCTCCTTTCCACAGTTTTGAAACCTACTTCAGGCACTGCAAAAATCAATGGTTTCGATATTATATCAGACCCTCAGAAGGTGAGGTCAAATATCGGTTTTCTTTCTTCTGATACTGCCCTTTATCCCCGGCTGACCGCGCAGGAAACAGTTACCTATTTTGCCAGATTAAACGGTTTAGAGGAAGATTTGATCCAGAAAAGGACGGATGAGCTTTTCAAGGTCTTCGATATGGAAAGTTTCAGAGACCGGAGGGTGGATAAGCTCTCCACCGGCATGAAGCAAAAGGTATCTTTAGCCCGTACCATCATCCATAATCCAAAGATATTGATCCTGGACGAGCCCACCTTAGGACTGGATGTGATCACCTCCAGAAACATCATCCAATTCATCCGGAAGGCAAAAGAAGAGGATAAATGCGTTCTTTTCTCCACTCACATAATGTATGAGGCAGAGAAGCTCTGCGATGAGATAGCGGTCATTCACCAGGGAAAAATCTTAGCAGTGGGCACCTTAGAAAAACTTAGAGATGCAGTAGGGCTGAAAAACTTAGATGAGATCTTTGTCAAATTAGTAGGGGAAGAGCATGAATTTTAA
- a CDS encoding protein kinase, whose protein sequence is MIGKTISHYKILEKLGEGGMGVVYKAQDTKLDRIVALKFLPKHLLCDSEAKIRFEHEAKAASALNHTNITTIYEIDEVEGECFIAMEYIEGKSIKKLIEEKNLSLKEVIDIASQVCEGLVVAHEKGIVHRDIKSDNIMVTPRRQVKIMDFGLAKLKGASKVTKTGSTLGTLPYMSPEQAQGIEVDRRSDIFSFGVVLYEMITGQLPFKGEHEAAIIYSILNETPEPLARYKSGVSAELQNIINKALAKDKGLRYQHADELAADLKRLTSASGPVPATRRRGVRVLLPLIAVLVLISAALIFKPWRIVIKPSAETATGLKRVVVVPFQNQTGDASLAPLGRMVADWTTQSLLQTGLAEVVPPEKVPELEKLKSVRSIAKATGASMIVMGSYYKLGETIQFQAKVMDAKEKLLVAIDPVASPVAKTMDGVEAVRQRVLGALAFVLDKPVEGYLGTGLKPPSYEAYQQHIQGVDLFLKQFDYPGAIEYFKRAYAIDTQFISPLFWAGFAYGNLGQLAQADSLVRFLNLRRAQLTPLRQLHLDFLSSSVSGDRMKALDAMRKAAKIAPGSIDPYDWGHDAYRVNRPKEAIEAFKTANQEQQWLPYWNFFTASYHFLGEHEKELEIAKQARKRFPDSFSPLQYEVRALAALGKIEEVKNLIEESLTLTKPGFTTGSPGGTMRIAGEELRAHGYADAAMRSFDQAIQWYRSRPAEEMDSLLRYPYGLTLYDARRWEEAKSIFEELAKKSPDNIEYQGYLGFIAARQGDREKAFKVSEWLKNLKKPYPFGEQTYYRARIAAILGEKDQAVTLLKDSSLQGFWSGFQWRQLHTDVDFESLWDYPPFKEMLKPKG, encoded by the coding sequence AGATAGATGAGGTCGAGGGTGAATGTTTTATTGCTATGGAATATATCGAAGGGAAATCTATTAAAAAACTGATTGAAGAGAAAAATCTATCATTAAAAGAAGTCATTGATATAGCCAGCCAAGTATGCGAAGGTCTGGTAGTAGCACATGAGAAAGGGATAGTTCATAGGGATATTAAATCTGACAATATAATGGTTACCCCCAGAAGGCAGGTCAAGATAATGGACTTTGGTCTGGCGAAGCTCAAAGGTGCTTCAAAAGTTACTAAGACTGGCTCAACCCTGGGAACTCTGCCATATATGTCTCCGGAACAGGCTCAGGGAATAGAAGTTGACCGGCGTTCAGATATTTTTTCTTTCGGTGTGGTCTTGTATGAGATGATTACTGGACAGCTTCCATTTAAGGGGGAGCACGAAGCCGCGATAATCTACTCGATTTTGAACGAGACACCAGAGCCACTTGCGCGGTACAAATCGGGAGTAAGCGCCGAACTCCAGAACATAATCAATAAGGCATTGGCAAAAGACAAGGGGCTGCGCTATCAGCACGCCGATGAATTAGCGGCGGACTTGAAGCGGTTGACATCTGCGAGCGGTCCCGTTCCCGCCACACGCAGGCGCGGAGTGCGGGTACTGCTGCCACTGATTGCTGTGCTTGTGCTGATCTCTGCTGCCTTGATTTTCAAGCCCTGGCGGATCGTCATTAAGCCATCCGCAGAGACGGCGACTGGCCTCAAGCGAGTCGTGGTGGTACCGTTCCAGAATCAAACCGGAGACGCGTCGCTTGCTCCTCTGGGACGTATGGTTGCAGATTGGACCACTCAGAGCCTTTTACAAACAGGCTTAGCTGAAGTTGTTCCTCCGGAAAAAGTGCCTGAGCTTGAAAAACTCAAGAGTGTCCGCTCCATTGCCAAGGCGACCGGTGCAAGCATGATTGTCATGGGCTCCTATTATAAACTGGGCGAGACTATCCAGTTTCAGGCAAAAGTCATGGATGCCAAGGAGAAGCTTCTTGTGGCGATTGACCCTGTAGCCTCGCCTGTCGCAAAAACCATGGACGGAGTTGAAGCTGTGCGCCAGCGGGTGCTGGGCGCCCTTGCCTTTGTACTGGATAAACCGGTGGAAGGATATTTAGGCACAGGATTAAAGCCTCCAAGTTACGAGGCGTATCAACAACATATCCAGGGAGTCGATCTGTTTTTGAAACAGTTCGACTATCCCGGAGCAATTGAGTATTTCAAGCGAGCTTACGCCATCGATACACAGTTCATTTCTCCATTGTTCTGGGCTGGTTTTGCTTATGGGAACCTCGGGCAATTGGCACAGGCAGATTCCCTGGTACGATTTCTTAATCTGCGCCGTGCTCAACTCACTCCTCTTCGACAATTACATCTCGACTTTCTTAGCAGTTCGGTTTCAGGTGACCGGATGAAAGCTCTGGACGCCATGCGAAAAGCAGCCAAGATCGCGCCTGGATCTATCGATCCTTATGATTGGGGTCATGATGCATATCGGGTAAATCGCCCTAAGGAGGCGATCGAGGCGTTCAAGACGGCTAACCAGGAACAACAATGGCTCCCTTATTGGAATTTCTTCACTGCTTCATACCACTTTCTGGGGGAGCACGAGAAAGAGCTCGAAATTGCCAAACAGGCCCGCAAAAGATTTCCGGACTCTTTCAGTCCCTTACAATATGAAGTCCGTGCTCTCGCCGCCCTGGGGAAGATCGAGGAGGTCAAGAACCTTATTGAAGAAAGTCTAACCCTTACTAAACCCGGGTTTACTACAGGTTCTCCTGGAGGTACGATGAGAATTGCCGGAGAAGAATTGCGCGCTCACGGGTATGCAGACGCTGCCATGAGAAGTTTTGACCAGGCAATTCAATGGTACAGAAGCAGACCGGCCGAAGAGATGGATTCCCTCCTCCGTTACCCCTATGGCCTTACACTGTATGACGCTCGCAGATGGGAGGAGGCAAAGAGCATTTTCGAGGAACTTGCTAAGAAGTCGCCTGACAACATAGAGTATCAAGGGTATCTTGGTTTTATAGCCGCCCGGCAAGGTGATCGAGAAAAAGCGTTTAAAGTCTCCGAGTGGCTTAAAAACCTGAAGAAGCCATATCCTTTCGGTGAGCAAACTTATTACCGTGCCCGTATTGCGGCGATTCTGGGAGAAAAGGACCAAGCTGTAACGCTGTTGAAGGATAGCTCCTTGCAGGGATTCTGGTCCGGTTTCCAGTGGCGCCAGTTGCACACGGACGTTGATTTTGAATCGTTGTGGGATTACCCGCCGTTCAAGGAGATGTTGAAGCCGAAAGGGTGA
- a CDS encoding GWxTD domain-containing protein, with amino-acid sequence MKKQSKIKADLAWVLFLALWFPQKQVLSADSLKIDLDYAVFKYLPDIDKSYLEIYYSLEQKELEYLQQPKGFGAVISLELTLKDQKGGTVKEKSWQIGNLVEDTAKVLSSDAQLIDVLGDTLPAGTYSLELKTLDLNSNKAGIKKAQLFIPDFKTDSLQLSDIQLALDLKEDTTEVKFIKSGMKILPNPRREYIAKQGLLYLYAEVYNLRFDSEGNKKGYSLSFSVLDSNSSNPKDYGSMIHTKPGNTSVVVSALNVGSLLPGNYFLQVSAKDLTSGEETKRTKPFQVLASPMLEAAGEPGTEEEAKNLRKILTYIASKDELRMYDQLNLSGKRQFITEFWKRKDPDPSTPENEFKIEYYRRWEEAQRRYSTTKEGKDSWKKDGWKTDMGKVYIVYGEPDNIERYPVSMSAKAWEKWYYDHIQGGVYFIFADEQGYGVYRLAHSTARGEVYDSSWEDKLNSNQSSQY; translated from the coding sequence ATGAAAAAACAATCAAAAATCAAGGCAGATTTAGCCTGGGTCTTATTTCTGGCTCTGTGGTTCCCTCAGAAGCAGGTTCTCTCCGCTGATTCACTAAAAATAGATTTAGATTATGCGGTTTTCAAGTATCTGCCGGACATAGACAAAAGCTATCTGGAAATCTATTATTCCCTGGAGCAGAAAGAGCTGGAATATCTGCAGCAACCTAAAGGGTTCGGAGCAGTCATATCCCTCGAACTTACCTTAAAAGATCAGAAGGGTGGCACAGTCAAAGAGAAAAGCTGGCAGATAGGAAACCTGGTCGAGGACACGGCGAAAGTCTTAAGCTCGGATGCCCAGTTGATAGATGTCTTGGGCGATACACTGCCAGCCGGGACTTATTCTTTAGAGCTAAAGACTTTAGACCTCAATTCCAATAAGGCTGGGATAAAAAAAGCTCAGCTTTTTATCCCTGATTTCAAAACCGATTCCTTGCAGCTTAGCGATATCCAGTTAGCTCTGGATTTAAAAGAGGACACCACTGAGGTAAAATTCATCAAGTCAGGGATGAAAATATTACCTAACCCCAGGCGGGAATATATCGCGAAACAGGGGTTACTTTATTTGTATGCAGAAGTCTATAACCTCAGATTCGATTCAGAGGGCAACAAGAAGGGATATTCCTTGAGCTTTTCAGTCTTGGATTCTAACAGCTCAAATCCCAAAGATTATGGCTCAATGATACATACCAAGCCGGGAAATACTTCAGTAGTGGTCAGCGCTCTGAATGTAGGTTCGCTTCTGCCAGGCAACTATTTCCTTCAGGTATCGGCTAAAGACCTTACTTCTGGAGAGGAGACTAAAAGAACCAAACCTTTTCAGGTCCTGGCTTCGCCAATGCTGGAAGCAGCAGGAGAGCCTGGGACCGAAGAGGAAGCTAAGAATTTAAGAAAAATTCTCACCTACATCGCCAGCAAGGATGAATTGAGGATGTACGACCAGCTTAATTTATCCGGCAAAAGGCAGTTCATAACTGAATTCTGGAAGAGAAAAGACCCGGACCCCTCGACTCCGGAAAACGAGTTTAAGATCGAATATTACAGAAGATGGGAAGAAGCTCAGCGTCGATACTCCACTACCAAGGAGGGGAAAGATTCCTGGAAAAAGGACGGATGGAAAACCGATATGGGAAAGGTCTACATAGTATATGGAGAGCCGGATAATATCGAAAGGTACCCCGTGTCTATGTCCGCAAAGGCGTGGGAGAAATGGTATTATGACCACATCCAGGGTGGGGTTTATTTCATCTTCGCAGATGAGCAGGGATACGGCGTTTACAGGTTAGCTCATTCCACCGCCAGAGGAGAGGTGTATGACTCATCCTGGGAGGACAAACTGAACAGCAATCAGTCGTCTCAATACTGA
- a CDS encoding GWxTD domain-containing protein yields MKVKIAFLLPALFLFFLPLAFSQTDFGYQEEPEKQDVFVDYAYFRDGDNWRLEIYYKIINDKMTFVKDQDKFKASYEIELILFYKGKQYTASSHEEEFAVDTYQETQSATAFLTNQVNLFVPAGEYKLSFTLNDHNSNRVSKSEQMIPLPSTRIDEPLFSGLELARGVEESKDSSKFTKRGEKIIPSVSDLFGDPEGFFWIYFELYGILPARRVEDYRLDYELEGSDKGIVLKDTSSATLLPAFDQTLYGFKKIDLSSVPDQACTIRLKLFDRRGNLIAKAQKELKVEWSPLYQVNTNWDRAVDLLRYVASDKELKELRETKGKEERIKKWREFWKSKDPTPDTPENELMDEYYKRVKYANEHFGIYDKKGYKTDMGMVYVKFGPPDEVERHPFELDVRAYQVWYYYRLNRKFLFVDVNGYGEYELRYPYDGRR; encoded by the coding sequence ATGAAGGTAAAAATTGCATTTCTCTTACCAGCGTTGTTTTTATTTTTTCTCCCGTTGGCCTTTTCGCAAACTGATTTCGGATACCAGGAAGAACCGGAGAAGCAGGACGTTTTTGTAGATTATGCCTATTTCAGAGATGGGGATAATTGGAGGTTAGAGATCTACTATAAAATCATCAACGACAAGATGACCTTTGTAAAGGATCAGGATAAGTTCAAAGCAAGCTATGAGATCGAGCTGATCCTTTTTTATAAGGGTAAACAGTATACCGCCAGCTCACATGAGGAAGAATTTGCAGTTGATACTTATCAAGAGACCCAATCCGCTACCGCCTTCCTGACCAACCAGGTTAATCTGTTCGTACCGGCCGGAGAATATAAACTGAGTTTCACGCTTAATGACCATAACTCCAACCGGGTGTCAAAGTCAGAGCAAATGATCCCCCTGCCTTCGACCAGAATAGATGAGCCTCTGTTCAGCGGTTTAGAATTAGCGCGCGGTGTTGAAGAGAGTAAGGACTCCTCCAAATTCACCAAAAGAGGGGAAAAGATTATTCCCAGCGTGTCTGATCTGTTCGGAGATCCGGAAGGTTTTTTCTGGATCTATTTTGAGCTTTACGGCATACTTCCTGCGCGTAGAGTAGAAGATTACCGTTTGGACTACGAGCTGGAAGGAAGCGATAAAGGGATAGTTTTGAAGGATACCTCCAGTGCCACACTTTTGCCAGCTTTTGATCAGACTTTATATGGTTTCAAAAAAATTGACTTGAGTTCAGTGCCGGATCAGGCTTGCACCATTCGTCTTAAGCTTTTTGACCGGAGAGGTAATCTCATAGCCAAGGCTCAAAAGGAACTAAAGGTAGAGTGGTCTCCTCTTTATCAGGTGAACACGAACTGGGACCGGGCAGTGGATCTCTTACGGTACGTAGCTTCGGATAAAGAACTAAAAGAGCTGAGGGAGACCAAAGGAAAAGAGGAAAGGATCAAGAAATGGAGAGAGTTCTGGAAATCGAAGGACCCTACTCCTGATACCCCGGAGAACGAATTGATGGATGAATATTATAAAAGGGTAAAATATGCCAATGAGCATTTCGGGATCTACGATAAGAAGGGATATAAAACGGATATGGGAATGGTCTATGTCAAATTTGGTCCACCGGATGAAGTGGAAAGACACCCCTTTGAACTGGACGTTCGGGCTTACCAGGTCTGGTATTATTATCGCCTTAATCGTAAATTCCTGTTCGTGGATGTGAACGGATATGGAGAATATGAGCTTCGATATCCTTATGATGGCAGGAGATGA